The following proteins come from a genomic window of Trinickia caryophylli:
- a CDS encoding Lon protease family protein: MTPSLRLSADLLRRKCDPAQFDFETTSDLPELDEIVGQARAVEAIRFGVGMTHDGYNLFVLGRSGAGKRTMLARLLADRAKSQASPDGWCYVNDFAHPHKPRALRLPPGRATKLRQDMDELVEELKVAVPATFEGETYRARAEQLDAEFSSRQEKAFAELGEDAALHDVALVRTPVGLTLMPMRDGETMSEKDYDALPADKRTAFEEAIASLKERLEKLLHQVPVWHKERRERLRALNREMAMSAVGASMNALEKAYDDLPAVAEYLRAVRVDVLDNVDAFRKLPDSDGQPVPDASAFVRYRVNVLLDHEAGQGAPVVYQDFPSYQNLVGRVEHRAMLGTLVTDFSLIKPGDLHRANGGYLLLEIDKVLRQPFAWEGLKRALLRHEVRIESLAEMFSMVSTVSLEPEPVPLDVKVVLFGERWLYYLLYEMDPDFGELFKVPADFEEDLSRDAANHGRYARLVASLVKHHGLLPLDRGAVMRVVEQQARSAGDAEKISLHMRSLADLLREAEFQARQRGGKVVTDADVQAAVDAQRARTDRVRRRLQEETLRGTVLIDTSGAKSGQVNGLWVTQMGGVMFGQPARITARTRLGDGEVVDIQREARLGGAIHSKAVMTIASFLTARYSSGQPPCLSASLTFEQTYGEVEGDSASVAEVCALISSLADVPIRQTLAVTGSIDQYGSVQAIGGVNEKIEGFFDLCQARGLGGDQGVVIPRANIKHLMLREDVVAAAAAGRFHIYAVESVDEAVEVLTGIAAGVADAQGCFPADSVNGRVCARLASFAQTRRSFVQPSIRSMTMRHRLRAASSNGHVPHGVKRAKQP, translated from the coding sequence ATGACGCCATCGCTTCGCTTATCCGCCGATCTGTTACGTCGAAAATGCGATCCCGCGCAGTTCGATTTCGAAACGACGAGCGATCTTCCCGAACTGGACGAGATCGTTGGACAAGCGCGCGCCGTCGAGGCAATCCGCTTTGGCGTAGGCATGACGCACGACGGTTACAACCTCTTTGTGCTGGGCCGCAGTGGGGCCGGCAAGCGAACGATGCTCGCCAGGCTGCTTGCCGACAGGGCGAAATCGCAGGCGTCTCCCGACGGCTGGTGCTACGTGAACGATTTCGCGCACCCGCACAAGCCGCGCGCGCTGCGCTTGCCTCCGGGCCGTGCGACGAAGCTGCGCCAGGATATGGACGAGCTTGTCGAAGAGCTGAAGGTAGCCGTCCCGGCTACGTTCGAGGGCGAGACTTATCGCGCGCGCGCCGAGCAGCTCGATGCCGAGTTTTCTTCTCGTCAGGAAAAAGCATTCGCCGAACTTGGAGAAGACGCGGCATTGCACGATGTCGCACTCGTGCGGACGCCCGTCGGTCTGACGCTGATGCCGATGCGCGACGGCGAGACGATGAGCGAGAAGGACTACGATGCGCTGCCGGCCGACAAGCGCACGGCGTTCGAAGAGGCGATCGCCTCGCTCAAGGAGCGTCTCGAGAAACTGCTGCATCAGGTGCCGGTCTGGCACAAGGAGCGCCGGGAGCGGCTGCGCGCGCTGAACCGCGAGATGGCGATGTCGGCGGTCGGCGCTTCGATGAACGCGCTCGAGAAGGCGTACGACGATCTGCCTGCCGTCGCGGAGTATCTGCGCGCGGTGCGGGTGGACGTTCTCGACAATGTCGACGCGTTTCGCAAGCTTCCCGACAGCGATGGTCAGCCGGTTCCCGATGCCTCGGCATTCGTGCGCTATCGGGTGAACGTGCTGCTCGATCACGAGGCAGGGCAGGGGGCGCCGGTGGTCTATCAGGACTTTCCGTCGTATCAGAACCTTGTCGGACGCGTCGAGCATCGCGCGATGCTCGGCACGCTGGTGACCGATTTCAGTCTCATCAAGCCGGGCGATCTTCATCGTGCCAATGGCGGCTATCTGCTGCTCGAGATCGACAAGGTGCTGCGGCAGCCGTTCGCCTGGGAGGGGCTCAAGCGCGCGCTTTTGCGTCACGAAGTACGCATCGAGTCGCTCGCCGAAATGTTCAGTATGGTCAGTACCGTTTCGCTCGAGCCGGAGCCCGTGCCTCTTGACGTGAAAGTCGTACTGTTCGGCGAACGCTGGCTGTACTACCTCCTCTATGAAATGGACCCGGATTTCGGCGAACTTTTCAAGGTGCCGGCCGATTTCGAGGAGGATCTGAGCCGCGACGCGGCCAACCACGGGCGCTATGCGCGTCTCGTCGCATCGCTCGTCAAGCACCACGGCCTGCTTCCGCTCGATCGCGGCGCCGTCATGCGCGTGGTCGAGCAGCAGGCGCGCAGTGCCGGCGATGCCGAGAAGATCTCTCTGCATATGCGCTCCCTGGCCGATCTGTTGCGCGAAGCCGAGTTCCAGGCACGTCAGCGTGGAGGCAAGGTCGTTACCGATGCCGACGTGCAGGCGGCCGTCGACGCGCAGCGCGCGCGTACCGATCGCGTCCGCCGCCGCTTGCAGGAAGAGACGTTGAGAGGCACCGTGCTGATCGACACGTCGGGTGCGAAAAGCGGGCAGGTCAATGGGCTCTGGGTCACGCAGATGGGCGGCGTCATGTTCGGCCAGCCGGCGCGCATCACGGCACGCACGCGCCTGGGAGACGGCGAAGTCGTCGATATCCAGCGCGAAGCCAGGCTCGGCGGTGCGATTCATTCGAAAGCGGTCATGACGATCGCCTCGTTTCTCACCGCTCGTTACAGCAGCGGCCAGCCGCCTTGTCTGTCCGCGAGCCTGACGTTCGAGCAGACCTACGGTGAAGTCGAGGGCGATAGCGCGTCGGTTGCAGAAGTGTGCGCGCTGATTTCATCGCTGGCGGATGTGCCGATCCGGCAAACGCTGGCGGTAACGGGATCGATCGATCAATACGGCAGCGTGCAGGCGATCGGCGGCGTCAACGAGAAGATCGAAGGATTCTTCGACCTGTGTCAGGCGAGGGGGCTTGGCGGCGACCAGGGCGTCGTCATTCCGCGCGCCAATATCAAGCATTTGATGTTGCGCGAGGATGTCGTCGCGGCGGCCGCGGCTGGCCGCTTCCACATCTACGCCGTCGAATCGGTGGACGAAGCCGTCGAGGTACTGACCGGGATAGCCGCCGGCGTAGCGGACGCGCAGGGCTGCTTCCCCGCCGACAGCGTGAATGGACGCGTGTGCGCCAGACTGGCATCGTTTGCCCAGACGCGGCGCAGCTTTGTGCAGCCGTCGATTCGGTCGATGACGATGCGTCACCGGCTGCGTGCGGCCTCCAGCAATGGCCACGTGCCGCATGGGGTAAAAAGGGCGAAACAGCCGTGA
- the groL gene encoding chaperonin GroEL (60 kDa chaperone family; promotes refolding of misfolded polypeptides especially under stressful conditions; forms two stacked rings of heptamers to form a barrel-shaped 14mer; ends can be capped by GroES; misfolded proteins enter the barrel where they are refolded when GroES binds): protein MPGKTLIFHQDARQLLVKGVNALAEAVKVTLGPGGRNVIVERPDERPLVANSGVIVANSVDLIDPFEEMGARLLREVATKTSEVAGDGTTTATTLAQAIIVEGMKCVAAGHDPMELKRAIEQAGRCVIDELRRISRPCTTVAEMRQIATISASGDASIGELVAQAVERVGTDGAISIEDGSKLDDTIELVEGSRVERGYLSPLFVESESRQVILDEPRILLADMAISSLANLLPILEAVSASTKPLLIVANEVEGEALATLVVNHLRGTLKSCAIRSPGFGDARTAQLGDLAALTGATVISPKAGRTIEHATLDDLGSARRVEITSDATMIIAGNGEKASIEQRIANLRAQLAAAGSDYDRDLLKRRLAKLAGGVAVIEVGAATEAALKERRNRFDDALHATRAAVEEGIVAGGGVALLRARRALAPLELGTEVERLGARIVHDALAWPLRQIAQNAGADGQSVVHAVAAAEGAYGYDAKRATYGDMIEFGIVDPVKVTRSALQNAVSVASLMLTTDCMVANAPLPGAPGHAPSAGATSYDGLAARF, encoded by the coding sequence ATGCCCGGAAAAACGCTGATCTTCCATCAGGACGCCAGGCAATTGCTCGTCAAGGGCGTCAACGCCCTCGCCGAAGCCGTCAAGGTCACGCTCGGGCCCGGCGGACGGAACGTGATCGTCGAACGGCCCGACGAGCGGCCGCTGGTGGCCAATTCCGGCGTCATCGTCGCCAACTCCGTCGATTTGATCGATCCCTTCGAGGAAATGGGTGCGCGCCTCTTGCGCGAAGTCGCGACGAAGACGAGCGAGGTAGCCGGGGACGGCACCACGACCGCCACCACGCTTGCGCAGGCCATCATCGTCGAAGGAATGAAGTGCGTGGCCGCCGGGCACGATCCGATGGAACTCAAGCGTGCCATCGAGCAAGCCGGGCGCTGCGTGATCGACGAGTTGCGCCGGATCTCGCGTCCGTGCACCACCGTAGCCGAGATGCGCCAGATCGCAACGATTTCCGCGAGCGGCGATGCCAGCATAGGCGAACTCGTCGCACAGGCCGTCGAACGGGTGGGCACGGACGGTGCGATCAGCATCGAAGACGGCTCCAAGCTCGACGACACCATCGAACTCGTGGAGGGCTCGCGGGTCGAGCGCGGCTATCTGTCGCCGTTGTTCGTCGAATCGGAGAGCCGGCAGGTGATTCTCGACGAACCGCGCATTCTCCTTGCCGACATGGCCATTTCCTCGCTCGCGAACCTGTTGCCGATTCTCGAAGCGGTGAGCGCAAGCACGAAACCGTTGCTGATCGTGGCGAACGAGGTGGAAGGCGAAGCGCTCGCCACGCTCGTCGTCAACCACCTGCGCGGAACGCTCAAGTCCTGCGCGATCCGCTCACCGGGTTTTGGCGACGCGCGCACGGCGCAGCTCGGGGATCTGGCGGCACTGACGGGCGCCACGGTCATTTCTCCGAAAGCAGGCCGTACGATCGAGCATGCGACCCTCGACGATCTCGGATCGGCTCGACGCGTGGAAATTACAAGCGACGCAACCATGATCATCGCCGGCAACGGCGAGAAGGCCTCTATCGAGCAACGCATCGCCAATCTGCGCGCGCAGCTCGCCGCCGCGGGTAGCGACTACGATCGCGATCTGCTGAAGCGGCGCCTGGCCAAACTGGCTGGTGGCGTGGCCGTCATCGAGGTAGGCGCCGCCACCGAGGCCGCCCTCAAGGAGCGCCGCAACCGCTTCGACGACGCATTGCATGCCACGCGGGCGGCCGTGGAGGAAGGGATCGTCGCAGGAGGCGGCGTGGCGCTGCTGCGCGCACGCCGTGCGCTCGCACCGCTCGAACTCGGCACGGAAGTCGAGCGGCTCGGCGCGCGCATCGTGCACGACGCGCTCGCCTGGCCGTTGCGCCAGATCGCGCAAAACGCCGGGGCCGATGGGCAATCCGTGGTACATGCCGTGGCTGCAGCCGAAGGCGCTTACGGATACGACGCCAAACGGGCCACGTACGGCGACATGATCGAATTCGGCATCGTGGACCCGGTGAAGGTCACGCGTTCGGCTCTGCAAAACGCGGTTTCGGTCGCCTCGCTGATGCTGACCACCGACTGCATGGTTGCCAACGCGCCGCTCCCCGGCGCGCCAGGCCACGCCCCGAGCGCGGGCGCGACATCGTACGATGGGCTCGCCGCCCGGTTTTGA